The sequence caccaggaacacgACCAGAAAGGTGccgacacacactaacacacatgtGCAAGCCTAGGCAATCACCTAGCTTTGcacaaaccctaacctaaccccaactcaATCTGACCCAAACACgcaccacatacacacattttgaaCCAGCCTTATAAGTACATGCACACATCTGAAAGGCTGTCCTGTTTCTGACCTCAGGGATGAGGCCTCCTCGTCCTGCCTACACACCCTCCCCTAACGGGAATCTCTACACGTGCGACGTGACAGCTGTCAATCAAAGAGTCCATCCAGTGAGCAGTAAATGGCAGAGCCGTCTACAGGACATGCTGACGCCCAGCTCCTCCCGCGCCTTTGCAATGGGCTGCGCCATCATCACACTGTTCCTGCTCACAGTGTTGCTCATCTTCTACTTCTTAGGTGAGAGGTCATATGAATTCATTGACATGAGAATCCACTCATATTTCTTGCATGTGTTGAATTCAGCTTGTGGTAACTCAACACAGCATGTTGctctccttcatccagtccagcAGGGTGGTACGGTCCAGATGCTGACAGACGCGTTAAGGGAGAAAGAGGCTGCAGCTACACAACTGTCAGAGCTGATCCAGGAGCTGCAAGCGCTGAGACACAACCTGACAGCCATCAGGGTGACATGAGGAAGGTGTTGAGATAAATCTTTACATGTGTGCATCTCGTAACAACGAGTAACAACGAAACTTTAAACCGTGTTTCATACTGGATGTTTCCCCGAGGAGGAAATACTGGTCAAAAGTTCCTCGGAATGTCTCTTCGTGTTTCAGTGTCCCCAGTGGAACCACATTATTAAGAGAGGGGAACTGTCTGAGAACCATTCCACTCTCTCTCTATGATGGATTGGGTTCTTCTCTTCTGTGTTGACACAGAGTAGCTATTCAGATAAAGTGAATGGAGGTTGTCTATGTTTTTACGTTCCATAATAAACATTCAATGTCTTTGGCAAAATGCTCACTTTAAAGTGTGGACATGGTGACACAAATGTGTTTGCATGATGTTAACAACGTACCAGCTGTCTACAGTTTGTGCTGCTGGTGAGTAGGAGCCGTTAATGCCACTGAATCAGTAACATGTGACATGGTATTAGTCTGTGTGGCACACAGCCCACCAACACAAGCAATAAATAGAATAACAAAGAATGTTATTTCTGGTCTTGTGTTGTATCTTCTGTCTGTACTCAGTTTGGTCTGTTTgttcaacaaacacaaagttCTATTTACCTAAGAACATGTTTAGAGGAAAGGAAGCAGCACACAAGTGAGTTCATATGTTACCTCCACCAAGCAGGTCATGCTTTAACCATgcaagtttgtttttctggctGTTAGTTATTAAAAAAGTGactaacttttgttttttttaaagtatggtGGTCATCTGTATTCACTGAATTCTGAATTATTTGATTAATTCTTTATAATCACAGATTTTCCATGAATTTTAATGGATAATTTCTATAATGCCTGGTAACTATAGAAAGCATCCAGGGTGCAAACCTTCAAGGAAGTTCACTTCCCCAGGTTGTCGTTGTAACCTGAAGACAATTGTACTGAGACATTTTGTAATATGAGTCAGTGACCATGAAAACCTAGAAGTAGAATCTGGAATCACATCAGTTCTCACAAGAACTTCAATAGTTATTAAAGGaaaacaattttctttcttcaggATCTAGAACCaacttttttcccttttttttacatttcacagtAATAAGGCAAGCAGTTCAATTATAATTGACAAAAATATATCCAAAAATATTCATATACAATATTAATAAGAATATTCAGTGCTGTCCCTTAACATGGATCCTCTACAAAATGTGTGGTTCTTGAAAAGCCATCAGATGTGTGTAAAATCCTTAAAAgatatgaacacaaacacaggcaACAAAATTACCTCCTCCATGAAGGTCAACATTTTAGTGACATCCCAGTATGATCTAGTAGTCAACAAAGTCTGTTCTGGGTCCAGGTAATAGTCCAGATCCAGACTGTTCATGCGACCATTTTGATGTCTCTTCTAAACTACATCTTCAAATAATTGTGATTATACTTTTCTTGGATATCTGGAAAACTAATAACAACATAATTCCAGGGGTCAATGAGCAAACTAATCACATTCATAACAATATTATGACAACACTCAaataatcaatgaatgaataaaagttttttgtgtttttaacaaaTTTAGAGGTAAGGCATGAAGTGCCACCTGTATGACACTGGGTCATCTTTCCTGTACAAAAGGTCATGTTGTATTTgcacatttatacatttttaaaacataccaATAAATTCACATgcattcctttattttattctattctcaCATTACCACACGGGACTCAGTCTACATCATCAGACATGTGGTTCCAAGAGCGGCAGCTGACAGATTCTTGTTGTTTGGGCTCCTCTCCTCACACTCCTGCCTGTTCTCCACGACACTGAAGTCTCCCAGGTCCAGCCGAACGTCGTAGTTCTTCCAGACCATAGGTATGTTCCAAACCACAGTAAAGGGCCGACCCTGCAGGAtgggacctgctgctgctgtagctTGCAAGGCATTATGGGTGAGGGATGGACCACGGGTGGAGGTTTGACACAGAAAAGCAGGGGATGTGAGAACGACGGAGGAGAACGGGAGACAGCGCCATGCCTATTCACACACCAATGAGTCCTCCCTGACAATAAACTGGCATGTCACAACTCCCAAATCCATTCATAAATCCTGTCAAGACATTTTTAACACAGGGAACACTTTGAATAATAAAGGTATCagatttatcatttaaaattcTAAAGAAATTACTgcattctctctccctctttgggaatattttaatatttaaaaatttgtcatttcaaaagTTTCACTGTGCTGCACAAGGCACTGCAGGTCAGTCCAGTTCAGTAAAACAGACTACTTCATTACATTCCATGACAAACATGAAGTGCAGGCTAACACACGCTACTGTCACATGATCATCCTTATAGAACGACATATCTCTGGTTGTGTTTATGCTCATAATACTGGGAATTTCCCACCAGGGTGACTCCAGTTTCTCCTCACCGACTCAAGAGCACCTGGTGACTAAATGTTTCTGTGGATGACAACAAGGACCTCGGTGCTTTCTTTTCTAAAACACGTCTAACACCACCAACAGTTTGTCTTTTGATGCGTTTGCATCAACGTGGAAAAAGGGCTTCTCCAGTGcatttgactgtgtgtttgtcaaaTGTCTTTGTGCATCCAGTAGATGGGGACTCCTTTGGCGTCTTTGTATGGAGTTTCAGTCAGAGTCTGAGCTATGTGTTGCACCACAGATTGAGGtagaggtggtggaggtggcacggaaggaaaagaaaaaacaggtggaggagggggtggggcacAAGGAGGGATGGTGTGAGGAGGACAGGGgatagagggaggaggagggatggaaggaaaaggaagtggagcaggaagaggaggtaaACTAGATGACGGAGGAGACTCCACACCACCTCTTGAGTCTCTGTCTGCTTGAAGTACTTGAACATCCGTCTTAGTCCGTCTTTCGTTCTGCGTGCTTGTTTCTCCGCTCGGCATTCTGGAGAACTTCAGAAGCATCTCCATGGGAACAAACATCGTCATGGCACCTGCGTTCTGCACTGGCGTCGACAGCACATAGCCAATGTGGGCGTAGAAGTGCTGCTTGTCGTGGGTGGTCAGACACAGACGCTTGAATCCTCTGCTTTTGGCGTAGCGCTCCGTCTCCTCCATCAGCGTCCGGCCGTAGCCCTTCCCTCGCTCCGCCTTGGATACCACCACCGACTCCACGAACAGGCTGCCGCTCTGACCCACAACCCGTGACAGTCGAGCGTGGCCAAGCAAGCTCTCACTCTGTCTACGGCCCTGAATGAGAACCAGGCAGATGGGGAACTCTGGACAAGATTTCTGGAGGGAGTGAACTCGGGCAGTCTGGCTCCTCTGCCACTCGGAGTTGACCAGATCTGCACAGGGAACCAGCAGGTCTGGACGCCGGTGGATCGGGACCACATGGATATTCTCCTGTTCTAGGCTGTTCTCTACAGTCAGAGAGTCTGATGATGAGATGGAGCACTGGTCCACGTTCAGCCCACCTCCACTCTCTGGTCTGGAACTGGTTGGTGTTAATGGGTCAGACCTGTGGGGATCAAGGTTGAACTAAAGTCAGACTTCATTCGACTTCTACTGATGATAAAAtgttagaaaatgtttttaacataCAGTTAAAACCTATTGATGGATTGATTTGCACCAGATTCTGAAAACCTGTACGTTAAACAATGATGAAACTCAGTTGGACATAATTACACTTTTAAATCTTATGGTGTTGCTGCGAAAAGAGGCTGTGCAGATAGAGTAGGTACTGAGTGAACCTTAGTAAAAAGTCACTTTCCTTGCAATATTATCACATTATCATGGTGTTTGTTTCGGTCAGGTCAAATTTAACTGCTGATGTTTAATATGAAGACAACAAtggataaaataatacaataaaatacagatagACTTTTAAAACATCCCTTTAATATTAATTGAACAGATAATACAGGTATATCATTGTTTTATCTACAGCCCTTACTGTTTTTATAGATGTCAGCCACATTGAATCTCaaaaacaatattattttaattacctAGAATatctcatatacagtatataatttgtCATTAACTCAATTTAGAGAACTCGATCTCTGATGGATTTCTGAGTGCTAATACAGGAGAGTCATGTTTTAATGTTATCACCATGACTGAAGTGGATCTCTATCCAACACATCTCATCTCTCAATTTCTAAAGGGATCTGCGCTtcaaagtaataataattaaaaataattctacTAGATTTACAGAGTGGATTActaatgataataaattatCTGGTCTAACAATGCATATTTAATTCTatcacacaaaaatattcatttatgcAAATTTAAACTATTTCCAAAAATTAACCATGGCTCCAATGATTATGGGATAATGTTgcagaaaggggggggggggacaacaaccaaaaaacaacaaagtcaCACTCACCTAGAGAGAAAGGCTGAACGCTTTACTGTCcgtttgaaatattttcttcaatcaatttatttattaaaaaggTACTGTATTGTCTTCAGTCAATGTTTATGTCACAGTAGATATTCCAAAGATGTAACAGGAAGCTGGAAACGGAGACAACATCTAAAAATAAGAGCATGAGCTTCACGATATGACTGTCACGGCTCTGACTTCAGAGATACACTGGTGGCATCATACACAGGGAATATTATctttaaattaatcatt is a genomic window of Antennarius striatus isolate MH-2024 chromosome 2, ASM4005453v1, whole genome shotgun sequence containing:
- the LOC137612188 gene encoding N-alpha-acetyltransferase 80 — protein: MSDPLTPTSSRPESGGGLNVDQCSISSSDSLTVENSLEQENIHVVPIHRRPDLLVPCADLVNSEWQRSQTARVHSLQKSCPEFPICLVLIQGRRQSESLLGHARLSRVVGQSGSLFVESVVVSKAERGKGYGRTLMEETERYAKSRGFKRLCLTTHDKQHFYAHIGYVLSTPVQNAGAMTMFVPMEMLLKFSRMPSGETSTQNERRTKTDVQVLQADRDSRGGVESPPSSSLPPLPAPLPFPSIPPPPSIPCPPHTIPPCAPPPPPPVFSFPSVPPPPPLPQSVVQHIAQTLTETPYKDAKGVPIYWMHKDI
- the si:dkey-20d21.12 gene encoding uncharacterized protein si:dkey-20d21.12 isoform X2 is translated as MSRPPSSQMTPQSYRVSDRDLTEIELHSVDSINDLHRTQHEHSQKGMRPPRPAYTPSPNGNLYTCDVTAVNQRVHPVSSKWQSRLQDMLTPSSSRAFAMGCAIITLFLLTVLLIFYFLVQQGGTVQMLTDALREKEAAATQLSELIQELQALRHNLTAIRVT
- the si:dkey-20d21.12 gene encoding uncharacterized protein si:dkey-20d21.12 isoform X1 — its product is MPRDVTNVCVWRSALIKSIWSCFSRGDKMSRPPSSQMTPQSYRVSDRDLTEIELHSVDSINDLHRTQHEHSQKGMRPPRPAYTPSPNGNLYTCDVTAVNQRVHPVSSKWQSRLQDMLTPSSSRAFAMGCAIITLFLLTVLLIFYFLVQQGGTVQMLTDALREKEAAATQLSELIQELQALRHNLTAIRVT